CCGGCCGATCGCGGTAGGTGACCGGCGATTCACCCTTAAAGTAAGGCGGTAAATGCTGGTGTAAGCCGATTCAAGGGGGGGTATCGGTCCCGGCATCGGCGTCAGGCGTGGGCGAGGGGAGGCCCGTGCCCTGGAGGAGGAGGCGCACGACGTGGCCGCGCGACAGCGTGGGGTGTCCTGGGTGTAGAGCCCGGGTCACCTCGGTGAGGAAGGTTACGGCACACCGGATTCGAGTCCGCCGGACGCACCCGTCGTCCGGCGGACTCGTCGTCACCGGACCTCATCGATTCGTGACCGTCGGCCGAATGACCGGGTGGGCATTGAGCATCTGTCAAAATGGCGGTCCGCCATCGTCGCGCATATCGGTCAAGCCGTTACGGACCGCTAGATCCGCCGCCCGGTGTCCGCCCAGTAGGGCTCGCGGAGCCGCCGCTTGAAGAGCTTGCCCGAGTCCTCGCGGGGCAGCGACTCCTCGAACACCACGACCTTCGGCACCTTGTAGCCGGCGAGCGCGGCCCGCACGTGGTCGCGCACCGCGTCGGCGGTCAGCCGGGCGCGCGGCAGGGGCTCGACGTGGGCCGCGAGCGCCTCGCCCAGATCGTCGTCGGGGATCCCGAACACCGCCGCGTCGGCGACCCCGTCCATGCCCATCAGGCACGCCTCGATCTCGGCGGGATAGACGTTGACCCCGGCCGAGATCACCATGTCGTGCGCCCGGTCGCTCAGGAACAGGTAGCCGTCCTCGTCCAGATGCCCCATGTCGCCGACCGTCAGGTAGCCGTCGCGCTCGATGCCGCGCCGCTTGGCGTCGTCGCCGAGGTAGGTGAAGTCCGGCCAGAAGGACGGTGGCCGCAGGAAGACCTCGCCCACCTCGCCGGGCGGCAGCTCGACGCCGGACCCGTCCAGCACCTTGACGTCGCAGTCCCAGAGGGCGCGCCCGACGGTGCCGGGGCGGGCCAGCCACTCGGTCGAGTCGCAGGCGGTGACGGCCCCGGTCTCGGAGCCCCCGTAGTACTCGCGGATGATCGGCCCCCACCAGCCGATCATCGCGTGCTTGACGTCCACCGGGCAGGGGGCGGCGGCGTGCACGACGGACTTCAGCGATGACACGTCGTACTCGTCGCGGATCTCCTTGGGCAGCCGCAGCAGCCGCACGAACATGGTGGGCACGAGCTGGACGTGCTCGATCCGGTTGCGCTCGACGGTGCGGAGCAGCTCCTCGGGGTCGAACCTGGGCATGACCGTCATGTCGATGCCCATCCTGCTCGCCAGGAGCGCGTGCACGTTCGGGGCCGTGTGGTACAGCGGCGCGGGGATCAGCGTCCGCATCTCAGGTGTGAGCCCCATCACCTCCAGGATGCCCATGGCCAACTGGAGCCGCTTGTCCGGCGGGGTGGGCACGCGCCGGATGCCCTTGGGCCGACCGGTGGTGCCCGAGGTGTAGATCACGCTCGCGGGGGTGTCGCCGGCGGGGCCCGTCCAAGGATCGTTCCCCTCGATCAGCTCGTCCAGGGTCGGGTGCCGACGGGTGACCCCGCTCGGAGGCAGCCCGAAGGCGGCGGTCAGCTCGCCCGGCACCCGCGCCTCGATCAGCCGGACGCCGGGCGGCAGCGCCCGTTCCACCGTCGAGACCAGGTCGGTGTGGACGAACACCGCCTTGGCGCCGCTGTCGGTGAGCAGATGGTCCAGCTCGGCGGCCCGCCAGTGCCAGTTGATCGGCACCGGGAGCGCCCCCAGCAGCCCCGCCGCCTCGGTGACCTCCAGGAACGCCGGCTCGTTGCGGAGCATGACGGCGACCCGGTCTCCGGCGCCCACCCCCAGCGCGTCCAGCCCGGCGGCGATGCGCGCGGCGCGGGCGCGCAGCTCGTCGTAGGTTCGCATCCGCCGGCCGAAGCGTACGCCAGACGTCGTCACTGAGATCCTCCGCTCACCACGGCCGGGCCCGCCTGTGACCCCTGGCGCCAGAGTTTCAACCTCACTGCTGTGAGACGCGCAGTCAAGAGCCGTTGCGCACGCGCGAAGGTGAGGTTCGCGGCGCGTGTGAGTAACGGGGACCGGTCAGCCGACGCGAACCCTGGCGAGCAGCCGCATCGCGCCGGGGGAGAGGCGGGACAGACCGCGCGTCAGGTGCGCCTCGGCGTTGACCGGCACGACCGCCTTGTTCTTCACGATGGCGTCGACGATGCGCTCGGCGACCTTCTCGGGCGGATAGCGGCGCAGCCGCAGGCCGTGCCGGCCCAGCTCGCGGAAGCGCTCGCCGCGCCGCCCCTCCATGCCGACGAGGGTGGCGTTGCGGAGGATGCCGGTCTCGGAGAAACCGGGGCAGACGGCGGTGACGCCGATCCGGGCGCCCGCCAACTCGCCGCGCAGGCATTCGCTGAGCATCAGCACCGCCGCCTTGGTGGTGCAGTAGGCGGGCAGCAGACGGCTGGGGCTGTAGGCGGCGGCGGAGGCGATGTTGACGATGTGGCCGCCCTTGTTGGGCCGCTCCGGCTTGGCCGGCAGGGCGCGCGAGCGTTCGAGCATCTGCGCGCCGAACAGACGGGAGCCGTGGATGACGCCCCACAGGTTGACGCCGAGGATCCGCTCCCAGTCGTCCACCCCGGTGTCGAGGAACGAGCCCATGACGGCGATCCCCGCGTTGTTGACCACGATGTCGGGCACCCGGTGGCCGGCGCGCACGTCGACGGCGAACTTCTCCATCGCCGCCCCGTCGGAGACGTCCACCTCGTACGCGGTGGCGCCCGCTCCCAGGGCGCCGGCCAGCGCGGCGGTGCGCTCGGCGGCGTCGCCGTCGACGTCGGCCGCGATCACGGTGGCGCCGCGTTCGGAAAGGGCCAGCGCGGTGGCCCTGCCGAAGCCGCTGCCGGCTCCGGTGACGACGGCCAGCGCGCCGTCGAAGGGTGCTACGGGCATTGCGACCTCCGAGGGGTGGTCCGGAACAGGTCGCCGAGGAGCCGGGTGTCTCAGCCCGCCTCCTCGACCGGAGACCTTTCCGATCTTGGCACGACCCGTCCGGACGTGGAGAGCGGTTCGGCCAGATGGTTCTTCAGGCCGTTCCAGGTGAAGTCGGTCATGTACCGGGCCGCGTCGGCGGCGGAGATCTCCGGGTGGTCCAGCCGCCACAGCACCAGCCGCTCGCAGCCGCCGATGATGATCTCGGCGTACGCCTCCACGGCCAGGTCCGGCAGCCCGGGGCACAGCGCGGCGATCACCGGTGCGATCAGTCCGCTCTGCTGCCGCCGGGTCTGCTCGATCGCCTCGCCCGTGGAGGAGGGCATCACCAGCGGCTCCTGCAGCAGCATGGCGAACGACCTGCTGTGCTGGTCCATGAACTCGAAGAAGGCCAGCATGCCCCGCCAGACCATGTCCTGCGGTGTGGCGGCCCCCTCCACGGCGGCGAGGGTGGCCTCGTACAGCTCGGCCTTGGAGCGGTCGATGGCCGCCATGAGCAGCCCGTCCTTGGAGCCGAAGTACTCGTACAGCATCGGCTTGGAGACGCCGCAGCGCTCGGCGATCTCGTCCATGGACGTCGCGCGGAAGCCCCGCTCGCCGAAGACCTCCTTGGCCACGTCGAGCATCTGGCGCTCGCGCTCGGCGCGGGACATCCGCCGTCGACGCTGCGGCTTGGCTGTGGGACCGCTCACGGGAACGAGCCTAACCCCGAGACCTACCATCGGTAACCTACTCCTGGTAACTTACTTCGAGTAGATCAGCGTGGAGGTGAGGGGATCATGAGCGAGCAGCGCAATCCCGCGATCGTCATCGTCGGCTCGGGGTTCGGCGGACTGGGCATGGCCATTCAGTTGATCCGGTCCGGCTTCCACGACTTCGTCGTCCTGGAGAAGGGCGACGACCTGGGCGGCACCTGGCACGAGAACACCTACCCCGGGTGCGCCTGCGACGTGCCCTCGCACATGTACTCGTTCTCGTTCGAGCTCAACCCCGGGTGGACGCGGATGTTCGCGCCGCAGCCCGAGATCAAGGACTACCTGCGGCGCACCGCCGACAAGTACGCCGTCGGCTCGCACATCCGGTACGGCAGCCGCGTCGAGCGCATGGAGTACGACGACGACGCCCGGCGCTGGAACGTCACCCTCGCCGACGGGACGCGCTACACGCCCAAGGCCGTCGTGTCCGGCATCGGCGCGCTGCACGTGCCCTCCTTCCCCGACATCCCCGGGCTGGACTCGTTCAAGGGGCGGGCGTTCCACTCCGCCGAGTGGGACCACTCCTACGACCTCACCGGCAAG
The DNA window shown above is from Thermomonospora umbrina and carries:
- a CDS encoding AMP-binding protein encodes the protein MRTYDELRARAARIAAGLDALGVGAGDRVAVMLRNEPAFLEVTEAAGLLGALPVPINWHWRAAELDHLLTDSGAKAVFVHTDLVSTVERALPPGVRLIEARVPGELTAAFGLPPSGVTRRHPTLDELIEGNDPWTGPAGDTPASVIYTSGTTGRPKGIRRVPTPPDKRLQLAMGILEVMGLTPEMRTLIPAPLYHTAPNVHALLASRMGIDMTVMPRFDPEELLRTVERNRIEHVQLVPTMFVRLLRLPKEIRDEYDVSSLKSVVHAAAPCPVDVKHAMIGWWGPIIREYYGGSETGAVTACDSTEWLARPGTVGRALWDCDVKVLDGSGVELPPGEVGEVFLRPPSFWPDFTYLGDDAKRRGIERDGYLTVGDMGHLDEDGYLFLSDRAHDMVISAGVNVYPAEIEACLMGMDGVADAAVFGIPDDDLGEALAAHVEPLPRARLTADAVRDHVRAALAGYKVPKVVVFEESLPREDSGKLFKRRLREPYWADTGRRI
- a CDS encoding SDR family NAD(P)-dependent oxidoreductase, with the protein product MPVAPFDGALAVVTGAGSGFGRATALALSERGATVIAADVDGDAAERTAALAGALGAGATAYEVDVSDGAAMEKFAVDVRAGHRVPDIVVNNAGIAVMGSFLDTGVDDWERILGVNLWGVIHGSRLFGAQMLERSRALPAKPERPNKGGHIVNIASAAAYSPSRLLPAYCTTKAAVLMLSECLRGELAGARIGVTAVCPGFSETGILRNATLVGMEGRRGERFRELGRHGLRLRRYPPEKVAERIVDAIVKNKAVVPVNAEAHLTRGLSRLSPGAMRLLARVRVG
- a CDS encoding TetR/AcrR family transcriptional regulator, with protein sequence MSGPTAKPQRRRRMSRAERERQMLDVAKEVFGERGFRATSMDEIAERCGVSKPMLYEYFGSKDGLLMAAIDRSKAELYEATLAAVEGAATPQDMVWRGMLAFFEFMDQHSRSFAMLLQEPLVMPSSTGEAIEQTRRQQSGLIAPVIAALCPGLPDLAVEAYAEIIIGGCERLVLWRLDHPEISAADAARYMTDFTWNGLKNHLAEPLSTSGRVVPRSERSPVEEAG